In a single window of the Luteibacter rhizovicinus DSM 16549 genome:
- a CDS encoding ABC transporter ATP-binding protein has translation MTDTPLLNVTGLSRRRAGRAAVADVSFSLNRGEVLGLLGVNGAGKSTTLSMLAGALRPESGGITLDGRDFVADPGIAQSLVGWLPEAAPLWPELSVDEHLLAFCRLRGASRAAARKAADTIIARLQLGDLRRRLAGVLSQGQRQRLGVACALVHEPALLILDEPANALDPVQIGELRKLIRERAAAGVAVILSTHVLGEVVAVCDRVAILHEGRLRHDAPLRDDAGGKTLESTFFGIATGAGA, from the coding sequence ATGACCGATACCCCGCTCCTGAACGTCACCGGGCTTTCCCGGCGCCGGGCCGGGCGTGCGGCGGTCGCCGACGTCTCATTTTCCCTGAACCGCGGTGAAGTCCTCGGCCTGCTCGGGGTCAATGGCGCCGGGAAGTCGACCACGCTGTCCATGCTGGCCGGCGCCCTGCGCCCGGAATCGGGGGGCATCACCCTGGATGGCCGCGACTTCGTCGCCGACCCGGGCATCGCCCAGTCCCTGGTGGGATGGCTGCCCGAGGCGGCGCCCCTGTGGCCGGAACTGTCCGTCGACGAGCACCTGCTCGCCTTCTGCCGGCTTCGCGGCGCCTCGCGAGCGGCCGCCCGCAAGGCCGCCGATACGATCATCGCCCGGCTCCAGCTGGGCGACCTGCGCCGCCGGCTCGCCGGCGTGCTGTCCCAGGGCCAGCGCCAGCGCCTCGGCGTGGCCTGCGCACTGGTCCATGAGCCAGCCTTGCTGATCCTCGACGAGCCGGCCAATGCGCTGGATCCGGTGCAGATCGGCGAATTGCGCAAGCTCATCCGCGAGCGGGCCGCGGCCGGGGTCGCGGTGATCCTTTCCACCCACGTCCTCGGCGAAGTCGTGGCCGTATGCGACCGGGTAGCGATCCTGCACGAGGGCCGCCTTCGCCACGACGCGCCGCTCCGGGACGACGCTGGCGGCAAGACGCTGGAATCCACGTTTTTCGGGATCGCGACGGGAGCAGGCGCATGA
- the secB gene encoding protein-export chaperone SecB, whose amino-acid sequence MADITPNGQAGQPQLVLQKIYVKDASFEAPNAPQVFQEMGETEAQPQVQLNLGHKAVDLGNEQFEVVLSLTLTCNLGERTAYLAEVHQAGIFGIGGFTSEDRDGILGSYCPNLLFPYARQMVSAMIQEGGFPPFLLQPINFDALYAEQQRQQVEGAGAHTLNS is encoded by the coding sequence ATGGCAGACATCACCCCCAACGGCCAGGCCGGCCAGCCGCAGCTCGTCCTGCAGAAGATCTACGTCAAGGACGCTTCCTTCGAAGCGCCGAACGCGCCCCAGGTCTTCCAGGAAATGGGCGAAACCGAGGCCCAGCCGCAGGTCCAGCTCAACCTGGGCCACAAGGCCGTCGACCTCGGCAACGAGCAGTTCGAAGTGGTCCTCAGCCTGACCCTGACCTGCAACCTGGGCGAGCGCACGGCGTATCTCGCCGAAGTGCACCAGGCCGGCATCTTCGGCATCGGTGGCTTCACCAGTGAAGATCGTGACGGCATCCTGGGTTCGTACTGCCCGAACCTGCTGTTCCCGTATGCCCGCCAGATGGTCTCCGCGATGATCCAGGAAGGTGGCTTCCCGCCGTTCCTGCTCCAGCCGATCAATTTCGATGCCCTCTACGCCGAACAGCAGCGTCAGCAGGTCGAGGGCGCCGGGGCCCATACGCTCAACAGCTGA
- a CDS encoding GldG family protein — translation MRRLDRWLILLALVIATGCIGFLSSRHVWTSDWTRGARASLAPESVAVLKTLKGPVEVVGYLSPTGPLREEVAAVMERYTREKKDLTLSFVDPDLDPAASRQLGIAGNGALLVRYAGREQRVESPINERNLSNALERLARGGERIVAFVTGDGERQADGRANADLGTFMGQVERRGIRAVPLNFSQTRGVPENTDLVVLASPTASLPAGSIAALVDYVRSGGNLLWLAEPGNADLGTGTLADVLGVRVLPGVLVDGQGSTLNVNDPRIVVVGDYPFHAITRGFRDTSLFPQVAALAQVSDHDWAVVPFLRSGERSWTAFDGIDNDKPSTIAFHPETGELKGPLDFGFALNRLSPSPAKSEQRAVVIGDGDFISNTYVGNGGNRALGERIVDWLLGDDVLVDLPTRGAPDRVISLSQDELNAITFGFLIALPLLLIGFGAGIAWRRRKR, via the coding sequence ATGCGCCGCCTCGATCGCTGGCTCATCCTGCTCGCCCTGGTCATTGCGACCGGATGCATCGGCTTCCTCAGCTCCCGCCATGTCTGGACATCCGACTGGACACGCGGCGCGCGAGCGAGTCTTGCACCGGAGAGCGTCGCCGTCCTCAAGACACTGAAGGGACCGGTCGAGGTCGTCGGTTACCTCTCGCCGACCGGTCCGTTGCGCGAAGAAGTCGCCGCCGTCATGGAGCGATACACACGCGAAAAGAAAGACCTCACCCTGTCCTTCGTCGATCCCGACCTCGATCCCGCCGCATCGCGCCAGCTCGGTATCGCCGGTAACGGTGCCCTGCTCGTTCGCTACGCCGGCCGCGAACAACGCGTCGAAAGCCCGATCAACGAACGCAACCTGTCGAACGCGCTCGAGCGCCTCGCCCGTGGCGGTGAGCGTATCGTCGCCTTTGTCACCGGTGACGGCGAGCGCCAGGCCGACGGTCGCGCCAACGCCGACCTGGGCACCTTCATGGGCCAGGTCGAACGTCGTGGCATACGCGCCGTGCCACTGAATTTCAGCCAGACCCGGGGCGTACCCGAGAACACCGACCTGGTCGTGCTCGCGAGCCCCACGGCGTCGCTGCCGGCGGGCAGCATCGCCGCCCTGGTCGACTATGTCCGCTCAGGCGGCAACCTGCTGTGGCTGGCCGAGCCGGGCAATGCGGATCTCGGCACCGGCACGCTCGCCGACGTGCTGGGCGTGCGCGTCCTTCCCGGTGTACTGGTCGACGGACAGGGCAGCACGCTCAACGTCAACGATCCTCGCATCGTCGTGGTCGGCGACTACCCGTTCCATGCCATCACGCGCGGATTCCGCGACACCAGCCTGTTCCCGCAAGTGGCCGCACTCGCCCAGGTGAGCGATCACGACTGGGCGGTCGTGCCGTTCCTGCGCTCGGGCGAGCGCAGTTGGACGGCCTTCGACGGCATCGATAACGACAAGCCCTCGACGATCGCCTTCCATCCGGAAACCGGCGAACTGAAGGGGCCCCTGGATTTCGGCTTCGCACTCAACCGACTCTCGCCAAGCCCGGCCAAGAGCGAGCAGCGCGCGGTGGTCATCGGCGACGGCGATTTCATCTCCAACACCTATGTCGGCAATGGCGGCAACCGCGCCCTGGGTGAACGCATCGTCGACTGGCTGCTCGGTGACGACGTCCTGGTGGACCTGCCTACGCGCGGCGCACCGGACCGGGTCATCTCGCTCTCGCAGGATGAACTCAACGCAATCACCTTCGGCTTCCTGATCGCCTTGCCCTTGCTGCTTATCGGCTTCGGCGCGGGCATCGCATGGCGTCGACGGAAGCGCTGA
- the rpmB gene encoding 50S ribosomal protein L28, giving the protein MARRCQVTNKGVQTGNNVSHANNRTRRRWLPNLHERRFWVASENRWIKLRISNHALRTIDKNGIDAVLADLRSRGEKI; this is encoded by the coding sequence ATGGCCCGTAGATGCCAAGTCACCAATAAGGGTGTGCAGACCGGTAACAACGTCTCGCACGCAAACAATCGCACCCGTCGCCGCTGGCTGCCGAACCTGCACGAGCGTCGCTTCTGGGTCGCCAGCGAGAACCGCTGGATCAAGTTGCGCATCTCGAACCACGCGCTGCGCACGATCGACAAGAACGGCATCGACGCCGTGCTCGCCGACCTCCGTTCCCGTGGCGAAAAGATCTAA
- the rpmG gene encoding 50S ribosomal protein L33: MAGKRDKHRLISTAGTGHFYTTDKNKKNTPEKMVFMKYDPVIRKHVEYKEGKIK; encoded by the coding sequence ATGGCTGGTAAGCGTGATAAGCATCGCCTGATTTCCACCGCGGGAACCGGGCACTTCTATACGACGGACAAGAACAAGAAGAACACGCCGGAAAAGATGGTGTTCATGAAGTACGACCCCGTCATCCGGAAGCACGTCGAGTACAAGGAAGGCAAGATCAAGTAA
- the mutM gene encoding bifunctional DNA-formamidopyrimidine glycosylase/DNA-(apurinic or apyrimidinic site) lyase: MPELPEVETTRRGIAPYLEGHRVTGVVLRRPDLRWPIPPEISTLLPGQVIDEVDRRAKYLLLRTQAGTALLHLGMSGMLRVLPADTPIGKHDHVDIAMDTGRVLRFTDPRRFGALLWQMPGETHELLDGIGPEPLTDDFHGDLMWTLSRGRTASVKTFLMDNAVVVGVGNIYASEALFAAGIDPRRAAGKVSRERYARLAGEVKRILAHAITRGGTTLRDFLAPDGAPGYFFQELFAYGRAGEPCKVCATPIKVITLGQRASFYCPACQR, encoded by the coding sequence ATGCCCGAGCTTCCCGAAGTTGAAACCACCCGTCGCGGCATCGCTCCTTACCTGGAGGGACACCGCGTCACCGGCGTCGTGCTGCGACGCCCCGATCTGCGCTGGCCGATTCCACCGGAAATTTCCACCCTGCTTCCCGGGCAGGTGATCGATGAGGTGGATCGCCGCGCGAAGTACCTGCTGCTGCGTACGCAGGCAGGCACCGCCCTGCTCCATCTGGGCATGTCCGGCATGCTGCGCGTGCTCCCGGCGGATACGCCGATCGGCAAGCACGATCACGTCGACATCGCCATGGATACCGGTCGCGTGCTGCGCTTCACCGACCCGCGCCGTTTCGGTGCCCTGCTCTGGCAGATGCCGGGTGAGACGCACGAACTGCTCGACGGCATCGGGCCAGAACCGCTTACCGACGATTTCCACGGCGACCTGATGTGGACGCTCTCCCGTGGCCGAACCGCGTCGGTGAAAACCTTCCTCATGGATAACGCTGTCGTCGTCGGCGTAGGCAACATTTATGCAAGCGAAGCGTTGTTCGCCGCAGGCATCGATCCGCGCCGTGCGGCGGGCAAGGTATCGCGGGAGCGCTATGCCAGGCTCGCCGGCGAAGTGAAGCGCATCCTCGCGCATGCGATCACCCGTGGCGGCACCACGCTGCGCGATTTCCTCGCACCGGATGGCGCACCTGGCTATTTCTTCCAGGAACTGTTTGCTTACGGGCGCGCGGGCGAGCCATGCAAGGTGTGCGCAACGCCGATCAAGGTGATCACGCTCGGCCAGCGCGCATCGTTCTACTGCCCGGCATGCCAGCGCTGA
- a CDS encoding NAD(P)H-dependent glycerol-3-phosphate dehydrogenase: MTSVSRPTVAVLGAGSWGTALAALLARNDVPTRLWGRDADALAAMAASRRNLRYLPDLDLPTELSYEADLATIVRGADIVLIVVPSHAFASMLDDIVPMLDPGTKISWATKGFETGTGRFLHELVNEKLPGRPAAVITGPSFAREVAAGLPSAVTVHATDDAFGKELAVLLHAPDFRAYTGNDILGAELGGAMKNVLAVATGVADGMELGLNARAGLITRGMNEMLRLGVALGARAETLMGLAGLGDLVLTCTGDLSRNRRLGLALGRGVSLDEAIREIGQVVESVVTADEVARLAGFHGLDLPIAAAVRSVLHGEVTPVQGLRALMGREQKPEYPVDLFGHRRS; the protein is encoded by the coding sequence ATGACCTCCGTCTCCCGACCCACCGTCGCCGTCCTCGGCGCCGGTTCCTGGGGCACCGCGCTGGCTGCGCTGCTGGCGCGCAACGACGTCCCCACGAGGTTGTGGGGGCGCGATGCCGATGCGCTCGCGGCCATGGCCGCGTCGCGTCGTAACCTGCGCTACCTGCCCGACCTGGACCTCCCGACCGAGCTCAGCTACGAGGCCGACCTGGCCACGATCGTGCGCGGGGCGGACATTGTCCTGATCGTCGTGCCGAGTCACGCGTTTGCCTCGATGCTCGACGACATCGTGCCCATGCTCGATCCGGGCACGAAAATCTCGTGGGCCACCAAGGGCTTCGAGACCGGTACCGGTCGGTTCCTGCATGAACTGGTGAATGAAAAGCTGCCCGGGCGACCGGCGGCGGTCATCACCGGGCCATCGTTCGCGCGCGAAGTGGCGGCCGGCCTGCCCAGTGCCGTCACCGTGCATGCCACGGATGACGCCTTCGGCAAGGAATTGGCCGTGTTGCTGCACGCGCCGGATTTCCGCGCCTACACGGGCAACGACATCCTGGGTGCGGAACTCGGCGGCGCGATGAAGAACGTGCTGGCCGTGGCGACCGGCGTGGCCGACGGCATGGAGCTCGGGCTCAACGCCCGTGCCGGCCTGATCACCCGAGGCATGAACGAGATGCTGCGCCTGGGCGTGGCGCTCGGCGCCCGTGCCGAGACCTTGATGGGTCTGGCTGGCCTGGGCGATCTCGTTCTCACGTGCACGGGCGATCTCTCTCGCAACCGCCGCCTGGGTCTCGCCCTGGGTCGCGGTGTGTCGCTCGACGAGGCCATCCGCGAGATTGGCCAGGTCGTCGAGAGCGTGGTCACGGCGGATGAAGTGGCCCGCCTGGCGGGTTTCCACGGGCTCGATCTACCCATCGCGGCGGCGGTACGGTCCGTTCTGCATGGTGAGGTCACCCCCGTCCAGGGCCTGCGCGCCCTGATGGGACGCGAGCAAAAGCCCGAATACCCGGTCGACCTGTTCGGTCATCGCCGCAGCTGA
- a CDS encoding ABC transporter permease — MSLGAVTRLELRRLAVRPLAWAIAALTIAWLAWSFVLGLGQFLGAQVKLAGMADAPGFTDLVAIPLLAELAKLSFLVVPLMTMSLLAGERRTGTLALLASTGLAPWRIVVGKYLAVLLWLGLWLLATLAMPLLVGAESTADWGKLAAATLGTALLLATLAAIGVACSAATSFPAISAAMALIVTLVLWTVDRGAQAAGVSGGFLEWLTMATHLQNLLRGLVVSSDLVWFALAIALSLILATRRLGGDRERQ, encoded by the coding sequence ATGAGCCTCGGAGCGGTGACCCGACTCGAACTGCGCCGGCTCGCGGTACGCCCGCTTGCCTGGGCGATCGCCGCCCTGACCATCGCCTGGCTGGCCTGGAGCTTCGTCCTCGGGCTCGGCCAGTTCCTCGGTGCCCAGGTGAAACTCGCCGGCATGGCGGACGCGCCGGGGTTCACCGACCTCGTCGCCATTCCCCTGCTCGCCGAACTGGCCAAGCTTTCCTTCCTGGTCGTCCCGTTGATGACCATGTCGTTGCTCGCCGGCGAACGTCGGACCGGCACCCTGGCCCTCCTGGCGTCGACCGGGCTCGCCCCCTGGCGGATCGTCGTCGGCAAGTATCTCGCCGTCCTCCTCTGGCTCGGTCTGTGGCTTCTGGCGACGCTGGCCATGCCCCTCCTGGTCGGCGCCGAGTCGACCGCCGACTGGGGCAAGCTCGCCGCGGCGACCCTCGGCACCGCCCTGTTGCTGGCCACCCTGGCCGCCATTGGCGTGGCTTGCTCGGCCGCGACATCGTTCCCGGCGATCTCGGCGGCGATGGCGCTGATCGTCACCCTCGTGCTCTGGACGGTCGATCGCGGCGCGCAGGCCGCCGGCGTGAGCGGCGGCTTCCTCGAGTGGCTGACCATGGCCACGCACCTGCAGAACCTGCTGCGCGGCCTGGTCGTCTCCAGCGACCTGGTCTGGTTCGCGCTCGCCATCGCGCTGTCGCTGATTCTCGCCACCCGCCGCCTTGGCGGCGACAGGGAGCGTCAGTAA
- a CDS encoding DesA family fatty acid desaturase, translating to MFDTLLDFLANGLSRASWGEMVVYMLVVTQLTIFTVTLYYHRSATHRGVDFHWTLNGFFRFWGWLTTGMVVREWVAIHRKHHAKVETEEDPHSPQVFGIKKVFFDGVALYREASYNKADMEKYGRGTPDDWFERTLFGKHPYWGPTLMAIINVSLFGVVGMALWAIQMVWIPFWAAGFVNGIGHWWGYRNFESSDTATNISPWGFWIGGEELHNNHHAFPSSAKFALRKWEFDIGWAAICTLRAVGLAKVLRVAPTLNIRPNVHLPDAETLKGVLALRFQATTDYYRNVILPTMREEVSQAGDSVKSVPRRVRRALADGGRWLDNDARERMHAALANRPALTTVCEFRARLVALMEERGADKALKSLQQWIVEAEQSGIRSLQQFAERLKGYSAVGA from the coding sequence ATGTTCGACACCCTGCTCGATTTCCTGGCCAACGGTCTCTCCCGCGCAAGCTGGGGCGAAATGGTGGTCTACATGCTCGTGGTCACGCAGCTCACCATCTTCACGGTGACCCTGTATTACCACCGGAGCGCGACCCATCGTGGCGTGGATTTCCACTGGACCCTCAACGGCTTCTTCCGTTTCTGGGGCTGGCTGACCACGGGCATGGTCGTGCGTGAGTGGGTCGCGATCCACCGCAAGCACCACGCCAAGGTGGAGACCGAGGAAGATCCGCACAGCCCGCAGGTGTTCGGCATCAAAAAGGTCTTCTTCGACGGTGTCGCCCTTTACCGTGAGGCCAGTTACAACAAGGCCGATATGGAAAAGTACGGCCGCGGCACGCCGGACGACTGGTTCGAGCGCACCCTGTTCGGCAAGCACCCGTACTGGGGCCCGACACTGATGGCGATCATCAACGTCTCGCTGTTCGGTGTCGTCGGCATGGCTTTGTGGGCCATCCAGATGGTCTGGATCCCGTTCTGGGCTGCCGGCTTCGTGAACGGTATCGGTCACTGGTGGGGTTACCGCAACTTCGAAAGCTCCGACACCGCGACGAACATCTCGCCGTGGGGCTTCTGGATCGGCGGTGAGGAACTGCACAACAACCACCATGCCTTCCCGAGCTCGGCGAAGTTCGCCCTGCGCAAGTGGGAGTTCGATATCGGCTGGGCGGCTATCTGCACGCTGCGTGCCGTGGGCCTGGCCAAGGTGTTGCGCGTCGCGCCGACCCTGAACATTCGTCCGAACGTCCACCTGCCCGACGCCGAGACGCTCAAGGGCGTGCTGGCGCTGCGTTTCCAGGCCACGACGGACTACTACCGCAACGTCATCCTGCCGACCATGCGCGAAGAGGTCAGCCAGGCCGGTGACAGCGTGAAGTCTGTGCCACGCCGCGTGCGTCGCGCCCTCGCCGATGGCGGTCGCTGGCTCGACAACGATGCCCGGGAGCGCATGCATGCCGCCCTGGCCAACCGCCCGGCGCTGACCACGGTGTGTGAGTTCCGTGCGCGTCTGGTGGCGCTGATGGAAGAGCGGGGCGCCGACAAGGCGCTGAAGTCCCTCCAGCAGTGGATCGTCGAAGCGGAGCAGAGTGGCATTCGCTCGCTGCAGCAGTTCGCTGAGCGGCTGAAGGGGTATTCGGCGGTCGGTGCGTAA